Genomic segment of Pseudomonas sp. CCI4.2:
GCGCAGCCCCGGAGGCGAGGGCAACTGACAGTGCAATAGCATTCCATACCAGCGTTTTCATTACGTGACCTCATTTTTTGTTGTTGGTGAGGAGTACGTCGTTTTAGGCGCGCAGTTGCGCGCCGGGTTTTAGGGGTTTCGCTTAAGGGCTCCTTTTACGGGCTAGGCAAAATCACCGTCTTCAAGGCACCGTCGATGAACTCAGCGGGGTAACTGAACGCATGGGAGGCTTGGCTGAGGTCGAAGCGATGGGTTACCAGACACTCGACGTCCACCAGCCCCTGGGCAACCAGCTTGATCGCGCGATCATAGACATGCCCCATGCGCCGGGACATGCGAACGTCCAGGCCTTTACGGCGTAACAACGAGGCACTCAGTGGCGCGTATTGATCGCCGTCGGGAATGCCCACTAACACCACCCGACCGCCAATGCGCGCCGTTTGCGCAGCGATCTGAAATCCCTGTGGAGAGTTGGTGGCTTCAAGCACCAGGTCCACGCCGCGACCGTACGTCCATTCGGCGATGGACGCATGGTCATTGGAGACCTTGTCGGCGCCCAGTTGCAGGGCCATGTCGGTGCGGTAGGCAATCGGGTCGATGGCGTAAACCACGTCTTTGCACATAAGCCGTGCTAATTGCAGCAGGCACAGGCCGATGGGGCCGCAGCCGATAATCGCGACGCTTTCAAACACCCTTTTTGACCCGGCAAGGTCCATGGCATGGATCGCCACGCCAAGGGGTTCGAGCATCACCGCCTGCACCGGGGTGAAACCGCTGGGTACCGGATAGATCTGGCTAGGAGACACCGAAATAAATTCAGTCATGGCGCCGTGGGTATCAGGCGGCGACCCGAGGAATACCACGTGCGGGCAGAGGTTAACGTGGCCGCGCCGGCACCATTCACAGTGGCCGCAGGGTTTGGCCGGATCCACCGCCACCAACTGTCCGGCAGTCAGGCCCAGCGCGGGATGGTTGTCGACCACGTAGCCAGCGAACTCATGCCCAGCGATGAACGGTTTGGTGATTCGGGCATGCCCGATAGCCCCTTCTTTGTAGTAGTGCAGGTCACTGCCGCAGACCCCAACCGCGCTAACACGCAGCAGAACCTCATCGCCCACGGGCGTCGGCATCGGTTTGTCGCCGATGCGCACGTCGTGGATGCCGTGGATATAGGCAGCCCGCATACAACCTCCACCTTGACATTTGTAATTGTTGAATTACAAATGATCGTAGAAGGAAAATTCTGACTGTCAAGCGTCCGAATTCCTGCTTTGCTTCACTCGTCACCCACAACAATAATCAAGGGGAACGATTTTGACTGAGCTCAAATTGCGCGGCGTCGAAAAGGCCTATGGCGACATCAAAGTCCTGCATGACATCGAACTGGACATCGAAAGCCGCGAGTTCGTGGTGTTCGTCGGGCCTTCGGGTTGTGGCAAATCGACCCTGCTGCGCTCCATTGCCGGGCTGGAAAGCATCACCCAAGGGCAAATTCGTATCGGCTCCCGTGACGTGACCTACCTGGAACCGGCCGATCGCGGCGTGGCGATGGTGTTTCAGTCCTACGCGCTGTACCCGCACATGTCGGTCTACGACAACATCGCCTTCGGCCTGAAAATGCAAAAACTGCCCAAGGCCGAGATCGAGGCCAAGGTCCGCAATGCCGCGCGCATTCTGCAACTCGACGCCTTGCTCGACCGCAAGCCCAAAGCCCTGTCGGGCGGTCAACGACAGCGGGTCGCAATTGGCCGCGCCATCGTCCATGAGCCGGAAGTCTTCCTGTTCGACGAACCACTCTCCAACCTTGACGCGTCGCTTCGGGTACAGATGCGCATTGAGATCGCCAAGCTGCATGCAGAACTGCAAGCGACGATGATTTACGTCACCCACGATCAGGTCGAAGCCATGACCCTGGCCGACAAGATTGTGGTGCTGAACAAGGGCCGAATCGAGCAGGTGGGTTCGCCGCTGGAGTTGTACCACCACCCGCGCAACCGCTTCGTCGCCGGCTTTATTGGCTCGCCGCAGATGAGTTTCGTCTCGGTCCAGGCCTTGGCGGTCAGCGCCGAAGGGGTGCAGATCAGCCTGCCGGGCGGCGAATCGCTGTGGGTCCCGGTCAACGCCGCAGGTGTGGCTGCGGGCTCGACGCTGACATTGGGCCTGCGGCCGGAACACGTGTCGGAGCGCGGGCAGGGTGAGGCGCGGATACTGGCAACAGCGTTGCTGGTTGAACATTTGGGAGGCGAAACCTTCACCCACGCGCAAACGACGGACGGCCATGACGTGATGGTCAAAGGCGAAGGGCATTCGCAGGTCAAGACCGGACAAAGTTTGGCGATTGGAGTGACCGGCGCACGTTGCCATCTGTTCGACGAGCAGGGCCATGCGTTGGCTCATCTGACCCACTACACCGAGGTGGCGCAGCGCCAAGAAGCGTTATGATGGCGCCGCCCAACGCTGACCCCTAAGCCGTGGGGCGTTTTTTTCTCGGAGCCAGAGACTTGATGTCCACGATCACCCTGTTTCAAACCCCGCCGCCAGAACTGATCAAAAGCCAGATCCTGCAGATGGTCGTCGATTACCTGACCGACATCAGCATGGTGGCCATCGCTCCGAGCAATCCGCTGTACAACCTGTATCAATACGGCATCGGCTTCGAGGTCCATCTTTACCTGGACGCGATGGATGGCTCTAAAGGCATCCCCGTCGAATTGATCGTGGCGCTGGATGCCGAAGATGATTCTACGGTGGTAGGGTTTTTGCTGTATCTGCCGGTGAAAGACGATCCCGACGCCTGCTCTGTGCCCTACATGGCGGTGCGCGCGACCCATCGGCGTCAAGGCATCGCTCGGGCGATGCT
This window contains:
- a CDS encoding sn-glycerol-3-phosphate ABC transporter ATP-binding protein UgpC; this translates as MTELKLRGVEKAYGDIKVLHDIELDIESREFVVFVGPSGCGKSTLLRSIAGLESITQGQIRIGSRDVTYLEPADRGVAMVFQSYALYPHMSVYDNIAFGLKMQKLPKAEIEAKVRNAARILQLDALLDRKPKALSGGQRQRVAIGRAIVHEPEVFLFDEPLSNLDASLRVQMRIEIAKLHAELQATMIYVTHDQVEAMTLADKIVVLNKGRIEQVGSPLELYHHPRNRFVAGFIGSPQMSFVSVQALAVSAEGVQISLPGGESLWVPVNAAGVAAGSTLTLGLRPEHVSERGQGEARILATALLVEHLGGETFTHAQTTDGHDVMVKGEGHSQVKTGQSLAIGVTGARCHLFDEQGHALAHLTHYTEVAQRQEAL
- a CDS encoding zinc-dependent alcohol dehydrogenase, which codes for MRAAYIHGIHDVRIGDKPMPTPVGDEVLLRVSAVGVCGSDLHYYKEGAIGHARITKPFIAGHEFAGYVVDNHPALGLTAGQLVAVDPAKPCGHCEWCRRGHVNLCPHVVFLGSPPDTHGAMTEFISVSPSQIYPVPSGFTPVQAVMLEPLGVAIHAMDLAGSKRVFESVAIIGCGPIGLCLLQLARLMCKDVVYAIDPIAYRTDMALQLGADKVSNDHASIAEWTYGRGVDLVLEATNSPQGFQIAAQTARIGGRVVLVGIPDGDQYAPLSASLLRRKGLDVRMSRRMGHVYDRAIKLVAQGLVDVECLVTHRFDLSQASHAFSYPAEFIDGALKTVILPSP
- a CDS encoding GNAT family N-acetyltransferase, yielding MSTITLFQTPPPELIKSQILQMVVDYLTDISMVAIAPSNPLYNLYQYGIGFEVHLYLDAMDGSKGIPVELIVALDAEDDSTVVGFLLYLPVKDDPDACSVPYMAVRATHRRQGIARAMLQQMRGRYPHAELACTVAKVPFFESMGFQVLSARGPQVVMNTRDHGTDGLLAVLDVAPIYSSLEVRQIHLYLLKQHGKKAMQDAEKKRDRHLDQMTRQAKAFVLERHAGRPL